From the Cryptomeria japonica chromosome 2, Sugi_1.0, whole genome shotgun sequence genome, one window contains:
- the LOC131078801 gene encoding pectinesterase, whose amino-acid sequence MGSVSVNHDELNSRSEQLGKRTSSKRILGTALASVLIVGAVIFLAVGVHGHDKEGDKGVRTNRLGWGNSTSNAVKEACSSTLHPELCVSSLLSFRGLSSQAGSMEIVNAAVSVGVLAVEKVIAHARSLYSPDLDFRQRGALQDCMEMFDDTLDQLNATLSNLHNTSFWSMPKHAAELQTLLSAAITNQYTCLEGFQLCKGNLKHILNGPLSYVSNLVSNSLAMVGHFSPQPNQTLGSADSISNRRRRLLSEDFIASDEEGYPSWMSAEDRRLLRAPAHRMRINAVVAADGSGHHSSIQAAVDAAPEKSKRRYVIHIKAGMYQENVDIPKKKPNLMFIGDGKHLTVVTSSRNVHDGYTTFRSATVAVTGQKFIARDITFQNTAGPAKNQAVALRVGSDFSAFYRCSIKGFQDTLYVHSLRQFYRDCDVHGTVDFIFGNAAVVLQNCNLMARRPSPKQKIVYTAQGREDPNQNTGISIHNCRLLADPEFLAVKRSFQAFLGRPWRKYSRTVIIQSYLGDLIQPAGWYEWAGNFALDTLYYGEYKNYGPGAGTANRVKWRGHHVIRTSGEASRFTVGQFIQGNSWLPSTGVQYSSGLI is encoded by the exons ATGGGCTCGGTGAGTGTAAATCATGATGAGCTGAATAGTAGATCAGAGCAATTGGGCAAGCGCACGAGTAGCAAGAGAATTCTTGGTACCGCATTGGCTTCTGTATTGATAGTCGGTGCCGTTATCTTCCTCGCAGTTGGAGTTCATGGGCATGATAAAGAGGGAGACAAAGGTGTGAGAACAAATCGTTTGGGATGGGGGAATTCGACTTCAAATGCAGTGAAAGAGGCGTGCAGCAGCACGCTTCATCCAGAATTGTGTGTCTCAAGTCTTTTAAGTTTTCGTGGGCTGTCCAGTCAAGCAGGTTCCATGGAGATCGTGAATGCTGCTGTGAGTGTGGGCGTATTAGCAGTCGAGAAAGTGATAGCCCATGCTCGCAGTCTTTATAGCCCCGACCTTGACTTCAGGCAGCGCGGTGCTCTCCAGGACTGTATGGAGATGTTCGATGACACGCTGGACCAGCTCAACGCCACGCTGTCAAATCTGCACAACACATCATTTTGGTCCATGCCGAAACACGCCGCTGAGCTGCAGACGCTGCTGAGTGCGGCCATAACAAACCAGTACACGTGTCTCGAGGGCTTCCAACTCTGCAAAGGAAATCTCAAGCACATCTTGAATGGTCCACTGAGTTACGTGTCGAATTTGGTGAGCAATTCTCTTGCCATGGTTGGCCATTTCTCTCCCCAACCAAATCAAACTCTGGGCAGTGCAGATTCCATTTCCAATCGGCGGCGCCGCCTGTTGTCAGAAGATTTCATTGCATCTGACGAGGAGGGTTATCCGTCGTGGATGTCGGCGGAAGATCGACGGCTTTTACGGGCTCCTGCACATAGGATGAGGATTAATGCTGTGGTTGCGGCGGACGGGAGCGGGCATCATAGCAGTATTCAGGCGGCTGTGGATGCAGCTCCTGAGAAGAGCAAGAGGAGATATGTGATCCACATTAAAGCAGGGATGTATCAGGAGAATGTGGACATTCCCAAGAAGAAGCCAAATCTCATGTTCATTGGAGACGGCAAACACCTGACTGTCGTTACTAGCAGTCGAAACGTTCATGATGGCTACACAACTTTTCGTAGTGCAACTGTTG CTGTGACGGGGCAGAAATTCATCGCCCGCGACATAACTTTCCAGAACACGGCAGGACCAGCCAAAAACCAGGCAGTGGCCCTTCGTGTGGGATCAGATTTCTCGGCATTCTACAGGTGTAGTATTAAGGGCTTCCAGGACACTCTTTATGTCCACTCCCTTCGCCAATTCTACCGCGATTGTGACGTCCATGGCACTGTAGACTTCATCTTTGGCAATGCCGCAGTGGTTCTTCAGAACTGTAATCTCATGGCACGTAGGCCCTCACCAAAGCAAAAAATAGTGTACACAGCTCAAGGCAGAGAGGACCCAAATCAGAACACGGGCATATCCATACACAACTGCAGGCTCTTAGCAGACCCTGAGTTTCTTGCTGTGAAGAGATCGTTCCAGGCTTTTCTGGGAAGGCCATGGAGGAAGTATTCTCGTACTGTAATAATTCAGTCTTACCTGGGCGATTTGATTCAGCCCGCCGGTTGGTATGAATGGGCCGGAAACTTTGCATTGGATACGCTCTATTATGGAGAATACAAGAATTATGGCCCCGGTGCTGGTACTGCAAATAGAGTAAAATGGCGGGGCCACCATGTGATCAGGACATCAGGGGAAGCAAGCCGGTTTACTGTGGGTCAATTCATACAAGGAAATTCGTGGTTGCCATCTACAGGTGTTCAGTATTCTTCAGGTCTTATATAG